The Gloeomargarita sp. SKYB120 genome has a window encoding:
- the hemH gene encoding ferrochelatase, with translation MGQQLGVLLLNLGGPEKLEDVRPFLYNLFADPEIIRLPFPWLQKPLAWLIAAMRHRRSCENYRRIGGGSPLRRITEQQAQALEQQLHQMGCPARVYVGMRYWHPFTEEALAAMERDGIKKLVILPLYPHYSISTSGSSLRLLERLRQAGTYLSQVEHTVIPYWYQRRGYIEAMVDLIRQTLDALPAPEHVHLLFSAHGVPRSYVDQEGDPYQTQIEKSVELIVRALDRPNDYTLAYQSRVGPVEWLKPYTEDVIPALAAQGVRDLLVIPISFVSEHIETLQEIDQEYRELAHHSGIINFHRVPALNTHPRFIQDLAEAVIEAVAAPPVLLNQVINVQKPVKIYPQERWEWGLTPTAEVWNGRLAMLGFLALLVEWITGWGPLHLVGLMR, from the coding sequence GTGGGCCAGCAGTTGGGTGTTCTATTGCTGAATTTAGGGGGGCCGGAAAAATTAGAGGATGTACGGCCGTTTCTTTACAACCTGTTTGCGGACCCGGAAATCATCCGGTTGCCGTTTCCCTGGTTGCAAAAGCCGCTGGCCTGGTTGATTGCTGCGATGCGTCACCGGCGCTCTTGTGAAAACTATCGCCGGATTGGTGGCGGGTCGCCCCTGCGCCGGATTACCGAACAGCAGGCCCAGGCTCTAGAGCAGCAATTACACCAGATGGGTTGCCCGGCGCGCGTCTATGTGGGGATGCGTTACTGGCACCCGTTTACGGAAGAGGCGTTGGCGGCCATGGAACGGGATGGGATTAAAAAACTGGTGATTTTACCCCTGTATCCCCACTACTCCATCAGCACTAGCGGGTCGAGCCTGCGGTTGTTGGAACGGCTGCGCCAGGCAGGTACTTATTTATCTCAGGTTGAACACACGGTGATTCCCTACTGGTACCAGCGCCGGGGTTACATTGAAGCGATGGTTGATTTGATTCGTCAAACGCTTGACGCCTTGCCGGCGCCTGAGCACGTCCATTTGTTGTTTAGCGCCCACGGCGTCCCCCGCAGTTATGTGGACCAGGAGGGCGACCCCTACCAAACGCAGATTGAAAAATCGGTGGAACTCATCGTGCGAGCGCTTGACCGTCCCAATGACTACACGCTGGCTTACCAAAGTCGTGTGGGACCCGTAGAATGGCTCAAACCTTACACAGAGGATGTGATTCCAGCGTTGGCGGCTCAAGGGGTGCGGGATTTGCTGGTGATTCCCATCAGTTTTGTGTCGGAGCACATTGAAACGTTGCAGGAAATTGACCAGGAATACCGGGAGTTGGCTCACCACAGCGGGATTATCAACTTCCACCGGGTGCCCGCGCTCAATACCCATCCCCGGTTTATTCAGGATTTGGCCGAGGCAGTGATAGAAGCCGTTGCAGCGCCACCGGTGTTGCTCAACCAGGTCATTAACGTCCAAAAACCGGTGAAGATTTACCCCCAGGAGCGCTGGGAATGGGGCCTGACGCCGACGGCGGAGGTCTGGAATGGGCGCTTGGCGATGCTCGGTTTTTTAGCTTTGCTGGTCGAGTGGATTACGGGATGGGGACCGTTGCATCTGGTGGGTTTGATGCGGTGA
- a CDS encoding VLRF1 family aeRF1-type release factor → MLTIESQLERLRQWAASAEEGVLSLYADVNPAKPENANGAWFKRIDQTLKHLPEIRDRHGKRDQPLYDQVYALLEAEWPHARTLALFAYRDGHGHLHTERLDLQVELPVVDLRQGRVEARYGAPYFTPLWLAVDEYERTGILLLEGARWRFFEVFLDEIREEDELLTGISQDEWQQLQTLSERIAATWRARSATPGGRCDKLSLQERTAARVDAWLHAFYHRLAHLLEQTVERLRIGRLVLIGEHWQTGHFESYLSRRLQQRVVSRLPLWPEAHQEAIDQIWRRVEPVLCEVERQQELALLNQVQEQPGLWGIDPVLDALQLGRVRRWILPWSLDITVWRCPEDGFVAATPEIAQVVCAQPEAVALREHVLALAASYGTELEFVRGAAEERLLKEMGGMAALLRW, encoded by the coding sequence ATGTTGACGATTGAAAGCCAGTTGGAGCGGTTACGGCAGTGGGCGGCGAGTGCTGAAGAAGGCGTCTTATCCCTGTATGCTGATGTCAACCCTGCCAAACCGGAAAACGCCAATGGCGCCTGGTTCAAACGCATTGACCAAACCTTGAAGCATCTGCCGGAGATTCGGGACCGTCACGGGAAACGGGACCAGCCATTGTACGACCAGGTGTATGCCCTGTTGGAGGCTGAATGGCCCCACGCTCGTACCCTTGCCCTTTTTGCCTATCGGGATGGGCATGGCCATCTCCATACGGAACGGTTAGATTTGCAGGTGGAGTTGCCGGTGGTAGATTTGCGCCAGGGACGGGTGGAAGCACGTTACGGTGCGCCCTATTTCACCCCCTTGTGGCTGGCGGTGGATGAGTACGAACGCACGGGAATTTTGCTGCTCGAAGGAGCGCGCTGGCGATTTTTTGAAGTTTTTTTGGATGAAATTCGGGAAGAAGACGAGTTATTGACAGGTATCAGCCAAGACGAGTGGCAACAACTCCAGACCTTGAGTGAGCGAATTGCGGCAACCTGGCGGGCGCGTTCGGCTACCCCGGGCGGGCGCTGCGATAAACTTTCGCTCCAGGAACGCACGGCGGCGCGGGTAGATGCTTGGTTGCATGCGTTTTATCACCGGCTGGCGCATCTGCTGGAACAAACCGTCGAACGGTTACGGATTGGGCGGTTGGTGTTGATCGGTGAGCACTGGCAAACAGGACATTTCGAAAGTTACCTAAGCCGGCGGTTGCAGCAACGGGTGGTAAGCCGGTTGCCCCTGTGGCCAGAAGCGCATCAGGAAGCGATTGACCAAATCTGGCGGCGGGTGGAACCGGTGCTCTGCGAGGTGGAGCGGCAACAGGAACTGGCGCTGTTGAACCAAGTGCAGGAACAGCCCGGTTTGTGGGGCATTGACCCGGTGTTGGATGCGCTCCAACTGGGACGGGTACGGCGCTGGATTTTGCCCTGGTCGTTGGATATTACGGTCTGGCGCTGTCCCGAAGACGGGTTTGTGGCGGCAACGCCGGAGATTGCCCAGGTGGTGTGTGCACAGCCGGAAGCAGTCGCTCTGCGGGAGCACGTCCTAGCGCTGGCAGCGAGCTACGGGACCGAACTGGAATTTGTGCGGGGCGCAGCGGAGGAGCGCTTACTCAAAGAGATGGGCGGGATGGCGGCCCTGCTGCGCTGGTAA
- a CDS encoding M48 family metallopeptidase has protein sequence MGQKRRLLGLRAEQFRHPLDREATQALQRIPGLDMLMRLTLGTAAQEWFYLENMASAVQVGVRQLPWLYELLQEACRILDIDVPQLYVRQHPQPNAYTLAVKGHKPFIVLHTSLVELLTPAEIQAVMAHELGHLKCEHGVYLTLANLLVLAAGQIPNWGLWLAQGLQASLLQWLRCAELSCDRAALLVAQDVQVVVNVLMKLAGGSPSLAGQLNGEAFLAQARAYDQQGWNWLKLTRSLPLTHPVPVLRAQEIDRWSQSPEYRQLLAAGHEAE, from the coding sequence ATGGGCCAAAAGCGGCGGTTGCTGGGGCTACGGGCAGAGCAGTTTCGTCACCCGCTCGACCGGGAAGCCACTCAGGCGTTGCAGCGAATTCCCGGCCTGGACATGCTAATGCGATTGACCCTGGGGACGGCGGCTCAAGAATGGTTCTATCTGGAAAACATGGCCAGCGCTGTGCAGGTGGGGGTTCGTCAATTGCCCTGGCTGTATGAATTGCTGCAGGAAGCCTGTCGTATTTTAGACATTGATGTACCGCAGTTGTATGTACGCCAGCACCCCCAACCCAATGCCTATACCCTAGCAGTCAAGGGCCACAAACCGTTTATTGTGCTGCATACGAGTCTAGTGGAGCTGTTGACGCCGGCGGAGATTCAGGCGGTGATGGCCCATGAACTGGGACATTTGAAGTGTGAGCATGGGGTGTACTTGACGCTGGCAAATTTGCTGGTGCTGGCGGCGGGACAGATTCCCAACTGGGGATTGTGGTTGGCCCAGGGGTTGCAGGCGTCATTGTTGCAGTGGCTGCGCTGTGCGGAGTTGAGTTGTGACCGGGCGGCGTTGCTGGTGGCTCAGGATGTACAGGTAGTGGTGAATGTGTTGATGAAGCTGGCCGGTGGTTCGCCGAGTCTGGCCGGGCAATTGAACGGTGAAGCATTCTTGGCGCAGGCGCGGGCCTATGACCAGCAGGGGTGGAATTGGCTGAAGCTCACCCGGTCGTTGCCCTTGACCCATCCCGTGCCGGTGTTGCGCGCCCAAGAGATTGACCGCTGGAGCCAAAGTCCCGAATACCGGCAATTGCTGGCGGCTGGTCATGAGGCGGAGTAA
- a CDS encoding carbohydrate ABC transporter permease — MNTPWVGSAQLAPSRLLLWLSTLVLGLGAIVVLWPGWVVVQTSLRPGWHWQNYVSAWQQAQLLPAFIVSAVVAVGVVITQGLTSVLAGYALARYQFTGKNLVLALVIASIVVPLPVLVIPVFLILKTAGLLNTIWALILPSSASGFSIFLLRQYFLTIPVELEAQAMIDGAKPWQILWEIILPLSRPALVTVGLLAFIGEWNDLFKPLVFTTRPELRTVQLALAGLQEQFTSDWAVLMAAIVLATLPIVVLFLWGQRALLQGIATAGLKG; from the coding sequence ATGAACACTCCCTGGGTCGGTTCAGCTCAACTAGCTCCATCCCGACTGCTTTTGTGGCTCAGCACGCTGGTGTTGGGACTAGGGGCAATCGTGGTGCTCTGGCCGGGATGGGTGGTGGTGCAAACGTCATTGCGTCCTGGATGGCACTGGCAAAATTACGTCTCTGCCTGGCAACAAGCCCAGCTTTTACCGGCTTTTATCGTTTCAGCGGTTGTAGCGGTCGGCGTGGTCATCACTCAAGGCTTGACTTCAGTGCTGGCCGGGTATGCGCTGGCTCGCTACCAGTTCACCGGGAAAAACCTGGTTTTGGCGTTGGTAATTGCCAGTATTGTAGTGCCGTTGCCGGTGCTGGTGATCCCGGTTTTTCTCATCCTGAAAACGGCGGGGTTACTCAACACGATATGGGCCTTAATTCTACCCAGTAGCGCCAGTGGATTTAGTATTTTTTTACTGCGCCAATACTTTCTCACGATTCCGGTGGAACTCGAAGCCCAGGCAATGATTGATGGGGCCAAACCCTGGCAAATTTTATGGGAAATTATCTTGCCCTTGTCGCGCCCAGCCCTGGTCACGGTGGGATTGCTGGCCTTTATCGGGGAATGGAATGACTTATTCAAACCGCTGGTGTTTACCACTCGTCCCGAACTGCGCACGGTGCAGTTGGCGTTGGCCGGTTTGCAGGAGCAATTCACCAGCGACTGGGCAGTTTTGATGGCGGCTATTGTTCTGGCGACGCTCCCGATTGTCGTGCTCTTTTTGTGGGGGCAACGGGCGCTGCTACAGGGGATCGCCACTGCTGGTCTCAAGGGCTAG
- the rseP gene encoding RIP metalloprotease RseP gives MSVVAAIGVLALLVLVHELGHFLVARLLGIRVSQFSLGFGPALWSYQGKEVQYAVRAIPLGGYVGFPDDDPNSPISSQDPNLLRNRPIQDRAWVMSAGVLANLVFAYVILTTQVLTAGLPQLVYQPGVRVPQIAVEMSPVAQRAGLKAGDVIVAVDGTPLPTGKAAVDHVVQTIQSRPNQPVRLELQRQETRLTVTVVPELAPSGRGRIGVQLQENVQVQIRHARHLWDGIGLGAQEFYRLLSSTLRGYWELLQHFQQTADQVAGPVAIVAMGAGLAQSGWENLLQFSALISINLAVINILPLPALDGGQLLLLGIEALRGRPLPPKLQESVVQTGLLLLLGLGVFLIIRDTVRLVGS, from the coding sequence ATGTCTGTTGTGGCGGCGATTGGGGTTTTAGCCCTGCTGGTTCTGGTGCATGAGCTGGGGCATTTCCTAGTAGCGCGGCTCCTGGGGATACGGGTGAGCCAGTTTTCCCTAGGGTTTGGCCCGGCCCTGTGGTCCTACCAGGGCAAGGAGGTGCAATACGCAGTGCGGGCAATTCCCCTAGGGGGATACGTGGGATTTCCCGATGACGACCCCAATAGTCCGATCTCTAGTCAGGACCCCAACCTGTTGCGCAACCGCCCGATTCAGGACCGCGCCTGGGTGATGAGCGCTGGTGTCCTGGCCAATCTGGTGTTCGCCTACGTTATCTTGACGACCCAGGTGCTGACCGCTGGCCTACCCCAACTGGTCTATCAACCGGGCGTGCGGGTGCCCCAGATTGCGGTGGAAATGAGTCCGGTCGCCCAACGCGCCGGCTTGAAAGCGGGCGATGTCATCGTGGCGGTGGACGGAACCCCTCTCCCAACCGGCAAAGCCGCTGTGGACCACGTGGTGCAGACGATTCAATCCCGTCCTAATCAACCCGTTCGGCTGGAGCTTCAGCGCCAGGAAACTCGCTTGACGGTGACGGTGGTTCCCGAATTGGCGCCCAGCGGTCGTGGCCGGATTGGTGTGCAGTTGCAAGAAAATGTTCAGGTACAGATACGCCATGCGCGCCATCTGTGGGACGGCATTGGGTTGGGAGCGCAGGAGTTTTACCGATTGCTAAGCAGTACGTTGCGCGGCTATTGGGAACTACTGCAGCATTTCCAACAAACCGCCGACCAGGTTGCCGGACCCGTGGCCATTGTGGCCATGGGAGCGGGGTTGGCGCAATCAGGCTGGGAGAACCTACTGCAGTTTTCCGCATTGATTAGTATCAATCTGGCGGTCATCAACATCTTGCCCTTGCCAGCGTTGGATGGGGGTCAATTACTTCTACTGGGAATTGAAGCCCTGCGCGGTCGTCCCTTGCCTCCCAAGCTGCAGGAAAGCGTTGTGCAAACAGGGCTGCTACTCCTGCTGGGGTTGGGCGTTTTTCTGATCATCCGCGATACGGTGCGCCTAGTCGGCTCCTAA
- a CDS encoding cytochrome b6, translated as MFTKQVTDSPLFKWFDERLDLTAISDDVASKYVPPHVNIFYCLGGITLTCFLIQFATGFAMTFYYRPTVAEAFNSVAYIMTEVNFGWLIRSIHRWSASMMVLMMILHVFRVYLTGGFKKPRELTWVTGVVLAVLTVSFGVTGYSLPWDQVGYWAAKIVTGVPEAIPVVGPMLVELLRGGVAVGQGTLTRFYSAHTFVLPWLTVVFMLMHFLMIRKQGISGPL; from the coding sequence ATGTTTACCAAACAAGTAACCGACTCTCCGTTGTTCAAGTGGTTCGACGAACGCTTGGACTTGACGGCGATTTCTGACGATGTTGCCAGCAAGTATGTACCCCCCCATGTCAATATCTTTTACTGCTTGGGTGGCATTACATTGACTTGCTTTTTAATCCAGTTCGCCACGGGGTTCGCCATGACCTTTTACTACCGGCCCACGGTGGCGGAGGCGTTTAACTCAGTGGCCTATATCATGACCGAGGTGAATTTCGGCTGGTTGATCCGCTCGATTCACCGCTGGTCGGCCAGCATGATGGTGCTGATGATGATCCTGCACGTATTTCGCGTGTACCTGACCGGCGGCTTCAAAAAACCCCGGGAGTTGACCTGGGTTACGGGCGTGGTGCTGGCGGTGCTGACTGTGTCGTTTGGGGTCACCGGCTACTCCCTGCCCTGGGACCAGGTGGGCTACTGGGCGGCCAAGATTGTGACGGGTGTGCCGGAGGCGATTCCGGTGGTCGGTCCGATGCTGGTGGAGCTGCTGCGCGGGGGCGTGGCGGTGGGCCAGGGAACCTTGACCCGCTTCTACAGCGCCCACACCTTTGTCCTGCCCTGGTTGACGGTGGTGTTCATGCTGATGCACTTTTTAATGATTCGCAAACAGGGCATTTCTGGCCCCCTATAA
- the petD gene encoding cytochrome b6-f complex subunit IV — MSNIKKPDLSDPKLRMKLAKGLGHSSYGEPAWPNDLLYIFPIVIMGTFACIVGLAVLDPSMIGEPGDPFATPLEILPEWYFYPTFQLLRILPNKLLGVLAMASVPVGLALVPFIENVNKFQNPFRRPLATTVFLVGTLVTIWLGIGATLPLDKALTLGLF, encoded by the coding sequence ATGTCCAATATCAAAAAACCGGATTTATCCGACCCCAAACTGCGCATGAAACTGGCCAAGGGTCTGGGTCATAGTTCCTACGGGGAACCGGCCTGGCCGAACGACTTGCTGTACATCTTCCCCATCGTGATCATGGGGACGTTTGCCTGCATTGTCGGCTTGGCGGTGCTCGACCCCAGCATGATCGGTGAGCCGGGTGACCCCTTTGCCACACCCTTGGAAATCCTGCCGGAGTGGTATTTCTATCCCACGTTCCAGTTGCTGCGCATCCTGCCCAACAAGCTGCTAGGGGTGCTGGCGATGGCGTCGGTGCCGGTGGGTCTGGCGCTGGTGCCCTTTATCGAGAACGTCAACAAGTTCCAAAACCCCTTCCGGCGACCGCTGGCGACCACGGTGTTTTTGGTGGGGACGCTGGTGACGATTTGGCTGGGGATTGGGGCGACGTTGCCCTTGGATAAGGCCCTGACATTGGGCTTGTTCTAG
- a CDS encoding cytochrome b6/f complex subunit VIII produces MDIISLAWVALMVSFTFSIALVVWGRNGF; encoded by the coding sequence ATGGATATCATCTCTCTGGCTTGGGTGGCCTTGATGGTAAGTTTTACGTTTTCGATTGCCCTGGTGGTCTGGGGGCGCAACGGGTTCTAG
- a CDS encoding tetratricopeptide repeat protein, translated as MTDAYRQGLRAMEAGRYREAVTALKSALEAQPHDPQIKLWLAMAYEALQEWGLARDLCRELTTHPDPKVRQQSQQVLYILEAPRLRRRSEWVNRIPLLTEEAAVPWRVGIPKKVKPPEEDLPPPRSVAQSNGFVPLALGALLILLVWWGWVG; from the coding sequence ATGACCGACGCCTACCGGCAGGGCCTGCGGGCGATGGAAGCAGGGCGCTATCGGGAAGCGGTAACGGCGCTGAAATCGGCTTTAGAGGCGCAGCCCCATGACCCGCAGATTAAACTTTGGCTGGCGATGGCCTACGAAGCGCTGCAGGAGTGGGGGCTGGCAAGGGACCTGTGCCGGGAGTTGACCACCCACCCAGACCCGAAAGTCCGTCAGCAAAGCCAGCAAGTGCTCTACATCCTGGAGGCGCCCCGATTGCGCCGGCGGTCAGAATGGGTGAATCGAATTCCCTTGCTAACCGAGGAAGCAGCGGTCCCCTGGCGGGTGGGGATACCGAAAAAAGTGAAACCACCAGAGGAAGACCTGCCGCCGCCCCGTTCCGTGGCCCAGAGCAATGGCTTTGTTCCCCTGGCGTTAGGCGCCCTGCTTATCCTGCTGGTATGGTGGGGCTGGGTCGGGTAA
- a CDS encoding precorrin-2 C(20)-methyltransferase, with protein MPGTLYGVGCGPGDPEQITIQAWKLLQQVPVVAVPQGSKPDLGIAAQIVQPWLPASTQLLPLELAFSSDPALTEARWRQAIAQLLVPLQQGLDVAFVCEGDSTFYSTFGMLTRYLPPDIPRRWIPGVCSPCAAAAALGMPLVQQQERLLVVPALYHLEQLADACASAEVVVLLKMARYYRDIWRWLQTQDLLTRSYVVEWVGWPHQKIYSDLRAYPDLDLSYFSLMVIRSSG; from the coding sequence ATGCCAGGAACGCTCTACGGGGTCGGCTGCGGCCCCGGCGACCCTGAGCAAATAACCATCCAAGCCTGGAAACTCCTGCAGCAAGTGCCGGTGGTTGCGGTGCCCCAGGGGTCGAAACCAGACCTGGGTATCGCAGCCCAGATCGTTCAACCCTGGTTGCCCGCCAGCACTCAGCTTCTCCCACTGGAATTGGCCTTTAGCAGCGACCCGGCCTTGACAGAGGCCCGCTGGCGCCAAGCCATTGCCCAGCTTTTGGTTCCCCTGCAACAGGGCCTGGACGTGGCCTTTGTCTGCGAGGGGGATAGCACGTTCTACAGCACTTTTGGGATGCTGACCCGTTACTTGCCGCCGGACATTCCCCGGCGTTGGATTCCAGGGGTATGTTCTCCTTGTGCGGCGGCGGCAGCGCTAGGGATGCCGTTGGTACAACAGCAGGAACGGTTGCTGGTGGTGCCGGCTCTGTATCACCTGGAGCAGTTGGCAGACGCCTGCGCCAGCGCCGAAGTGGTGGTCCTGTTGAAAATGGCCCGTTATTACCGGGACATCTGGCGGTGGTTGCAGACCCAGGATTTGTTGACCCGCAGCTATGTAGTGGAGTGGGTGGGCTGGCCCCACCAAAAAATCTACAGCGATCTACGGGCTTACCCCGACTTGGACCTATCCTATTTCTCGCTGATGGTCATTCGGTCGTCAGGCTGA
- a CDS encoding iron-sulfur cluster assembly accessory protein yields the protein MTINMRLTPAALGALQQWQRRTGQVATRLRLAVVPGGCAGYAYHLALEPLDQALLDTDLVAEMAGMQVVMRREHQPLLAGLTLDYTEDLVGGSFRFQNPQARRTCSCGHSFSLTTE from the coding sequence ATGACAATCAACATGCGTCTTACTCCAGCGGCCCTTGGAGCGCTTCAGCAGTGGCAACGCCGGACGGGTCAAGTGGCAACTCGCCTGCGGCTGGCGGTGGTTCCTGGCGGTTGTGCCGGTTATGCCTACCATTTGGCTCTGGAACCCCTGGACCAAGCACTCCTGGACACCGACCTCGTTGCTGAAATGGCTGGGATGCAGGTAGTGATGCGGCGGGAACACCAACCCCTGCTGGCGGGTCTCACGCTGGACTACACGGAGGACTTGGTGGGGGGCAGTTTTCGCTTCCAGAATCCCCAGGCCCGGCGCACCTGCAGTTGCGGCCACTCCTTCAGCCTGACGACCGAATGA
- a CDS encoding TldD/PmbA family protein, translating into MDLATDSWISALLERAKRAGAAAVQIHLEHHQSQPVQFEANRLKSLERSESQTVALWLWRDGCPGVAVAAGPVSPDWLVEKALAVAALHPPEPPRLVAGGVQQFQDQPPAPDPHDLIPWGEAVIAGVRQAFPEVLCSGGLSWQQSFTRLVNSEGLDYSYRAGALEVGMACEWVRGDDFLAVGEHLRLATLSDPQPLVDRLCQSLTWARQNVQGLSGQWPVLLTPKAADLLWEPVQAALNGRQVLEGASPWADKRGQLVVHPCLTCRQDPHLSLHGCPFDDEGVLTQPLTLIEQGVLTRFYTDQYTASQWGETSTGNGFRPGLTRAPFPMLVNWWVQPGTLTDQELLQQLDKGLLVDQVLGGGADISGDFSVNVDLGYWVEGGVVQGRVKDTMIAGNVYDILQADMVVGAAAAWQDDTFSPPLVVQRVTITSAS; encoded by the coding sequence ATGGACCTTGCCACTGATAGTTGGATAAGTGCCCTTCTGGAGCGAGCCAAACGAGCCGGTGCGGCGGCGGTGCAGATTCACCTGGAGCACCACCAGAGCCAACCGGTGCAGTTTGAGGCCAACCGGCTGAAATCCCTAGAGCGCAGCGAATCCCAAACGGTGGCGTTATGGCTGTGGCGCGACGGATGCCCCGGTGTAGCGGTGGCTGCTGGACCGGTGTCTCCCGACTGGCTGGTGGAAAAGGCGCTGGCGGTGGCCGCTCTACACCCCCCCGAACCACCGCGTTTAGTCGCTGGCGGCGTGCAGCAGTTTCAAGACCAGCCCCCGGCGCCTGACCCCCACGACTTGATTCCCTGGGGCGAGGCGGTGATCGCTGGTGTCCGCCAGGCGTTTCCTGAAGTGCTCTGCAGCGGTGGGTTGAGCTGGCAGCAGTCGTTTACCCGTTTGGTGAACTCGGAGGGGCTGGATTACAGCTACCGTGCCGGTGCCCTGGAGGTGGGCATGGCCTGCGAATGGGTGCGCGGCGACGATTTTTTGGCCGTTGGGGAGCACCTGCGCCTGGCGACCTTGAGCGACCCCCAACCCCTGGTGGACCGGCTGTGCCAGTCATTGACTTGGGCGCGCCAGAATGTGCAGGGACTTTCAGGACAATGGCCTGTGCTGTTGACGCCCAAGGCCGCCGATTTGCTTTGGGAACCGGTGCAGGCAGCGCTCAATGGCCGACAGGTCCTGGAGGGGGCCTCTCCCTGGGCCGATAAACGGGGTCAGCTTGTCGTCCATCCCTGTCTCACCTGCCGGCAGGACCCCCATCTTTCCCTGCACGGTTGTCCCTTTGACGATGAGGGCGTGTTGACCCAACCGCTGACTTTGATTGAGCAGGGTGTACTCACCCGCTTTTACACCGACCAGTACACAGCCAGTCAATGGGGGGAAACCAGCACTGGCAACGGCTTTCGACCAGGGTTGACCCGCGCGCCCTTTCCAATGCTGGTGAACTGGTGGGTGCAGCCGGGGACGCTGACGGACCAGGAGCTGCTGCAACAACTGGACAAGGGCCTGCTGGTGGACCAGGTGTTAGGGGGCGGCGCCGACATTTCCGGGGATTTTTCCGTGAATGTGGACCTAGGCTACTGGGTGGAGGGTGGGGTGGTGCAAGGCCGCGTGAAAGACACGATGATCGCCGGCAATGTGTACGATATTTTGCAGGCGGACATGGTGGTGGGTGCAGCCGCAGCGTGGCAGGACGACACCTTCAGCCCGCCCCTGGTGGTCCAACGGGTCACGATTACCAGCGCTTCTTGA
- a CDS encoding HAMP domain-containing histidine kinase, which produces MTPDISPEFVTLCQAQLELLGQLFQLARCTVYVRQTGDEWSFKPVATYPQTQTALPDSPYSAVDRPEQLVLPLLQGEMLLGLLVLLRPGISWRPWEQEHLQRAAQALALAWSLEQQRQQWHQRSQALVQGQAQTQELLATVLHQLRSPLSALKTFAKLLRRRLTNPKDQEVVTGILAQTERIEELLLRLEPTASPPLLPGQSPPLLLPALSLAPVAVASVLNPLLTAAACAAQERGLTLEALPVPADLTVRADAQALREVVSNLLDNSLKYTPAGGRVEVGAQAVGDQVVVWVADDGPGIPPEEQERVFERHYRGKQTAGTTPGDGLGLAVVKELVTQMGGRVVLLSPPGTRLEIWLPNAGQS; this is translated from the coding sequence ATGACGCCAGACATCAGTCCCGAATTCGTCACCCTGTGTCAAGCGCAGTTGGAGCTACTAGGACAGTTATTTCAGTTGGCCCGCTGCACGGTCTATGTGCGACAGACAGGCGACGAGTGGTCCTTCAAGCCCGTGGCTACCTACCCCCAGACCCAGACCGCCTTGCCCGATAGCCCCTATTCCGCCGTTGACCGACCGGAACAACTAGTTTTGCCGCTGCTCCAGGGGGAAATGCTTCTGGGCTTGCTGGTGTTGTTGCGCCCTGGCATCAGTTGGCGTCCTTGGGAACAGGAACACCTACAGCGGGCAGCCCAAGCGCTGGCTTTAGCCTGGAGCCTCGAACAACAACGGCAACAGTGGCACCAGCGCAGTCAAGCCCTAGTCCAAGGGCAGGCCCAAACCCAAGAGCTGCTAGCGACCGTTTTGCACCAGTTGCGCAGCCCCTTGAGCGCCCTCAAGACCTTTGCCAAGTTGTTGCGCCGGCGGTTGACAAACCCCAAGGACCAGGAAGTGGTGACGGGGATACTGGCCCAGACGGAACGGATCGAGGAACTGCTGTTGCGTTTGGAACCCACCGCGTCGCCACCGCTATTACCCGGTCAGTCACCGCCGCTTTTGTTGCCAGCGTTGTCCCTGGCACCTGTCGCCGTCGCATCCGTTCTCAACCCGTTACTCACCGCAGCGGCCTGTGCAGCCCAGGAACGGGGGTTGACCCTGGAGGCGCTGCCTGTCCCCGCCGATTTAACCGTTCGCGCTGATGCCCAAGCCCTGCGGGAAGTCGTGAGTAACCTGCTGGATAACAGCCTAAAATACACCCCGGCGGGAGGGCGGGTCGAGGTGGGGGCGCAAGCCGTCGGTGACCAAGTGGTGGTCTGGGTTGCGGACGACGGCCCCGGCATTCCCCCCGAAGAACAGGAGCGGGTCTTTGAACGGCACTACCGGGGGAAACAAACGGCCGGCACTACGCCTGGCGATGGCCTGGGATTGGCGGTGGTCAAGGAGCTGGTGACTCAGATGGGCGGGCGGGTCGTGCTGCTGAGCCCTCCAGGGACGCGCCTGGAAATCTGGCTGCCTAACGCCGGTCAAAGTTGA